The Kitasatospora sp. NBC_00374 genome has a segment encoding these proteins:
- a CDS encoding DUF6328 family protein: protein MPEEPQPLREGRDETPEERADRLWGELLQEVRIAQTGAQIMFGFLLTVAFTERFATLHGFDRGLYVAVVTLGAIATGTLIAPVSYHRVLAGRHLKPTMVAAAGRLVSLGVALLAVTVGMALLLLLKVAGLGWAAWLIAAVVMSWFGVCWLLLPAMLRRRGNGRR, encoded by the coding sequence GTGCCGGAGGAACCGCAACCGCTCCGGGAAGGGCGTGACGAGACCCCGGAGGAGCGGGCGGACCGCCTGTGGGGGGAGCTCCTGCAGGAGGTGCGGATCGCGCAGACCGGTGCGCAGATCATGTTCGGGTTCCTGCTGACGGTCGCCTTCACCGAGCGGTTCGCCACCCTGCACGGCTTCGACCGCGGCCTGTACGTGGCCGTGGTGACCCTCGGCGCGATCGCCACCGGCACCCTGATCGCCCCGGTCTCCTACCACCGGGTCCTCGCCGGGCGGCATCTCAAGCCGACCATGGTGGCAGCGGCGGGGCGGCTGGTCTCGCTCGGGGTGGCCCTGCTGGCGGTCACCGTCGGGATGGCCCTGCTCCTGCTGCTCAAGGTGGCGGGGCTCGGGTGGGCGGCCTGGCTGATCGCGGCCGTGGTGATGTCCTGGTTCGGTGTGTGCTGGCTGCTGCTGCCGGCCATGCTGCGCCGCCGCGGCAACGGCCGCCGGTGA